The following are encoded together in the Ictidomys tridecemlineatus isolate mIctTri1 chromosome X, mIctTri1.hap1, whole genome shotgun sequence genome:
- the Ebp gene encoding 3-beta-hydroxysteroid-Delta(8),Delta(7)-isomerase codes for MATNAGPLHPYWPRHLRLDNYVPNDLPTWHILAGLFSISGVIVVTTWLLSGRAAVVPLGTWRRLSLCWFAVCAFIHLVIEGWFVLYHEVLLGDQVFLSQLWKEYSKGDSRYIINDNFTICMETITACLWGPLSLWVVIAFLRQQPLRFVLQFLVSVGQLYGDVLYFLTEYRDGFQHGEFGHPLYFWFYFVFMNALWLVLPAIFVLDSLKQLARAQRTLDSKGTKAKSKQN; via the exons ATGGCCACCAACGCAGGCCCCTTGCACCCATATTGGCCTCGGCACCTGAGGCTGGACAACTATGTGCCTAATGACCTCCCCACCTGGCATATCCTGGCTGGCCTATTCTCCATCTCTGGGGTCATAGTTGTGACCACATGGCTGTTGTCAGGTCGTGCTGCAGTTGTCCCACTGGGGACTTGGCGGCGACTGTCCTTGTGCTGGTTTGCAGTGTGTGCATTCATTCATCTGGTGATTGAGGGCTGGTTCGTTCTCTACCACGAGGTCCTTCTTGGAGATCAAGTCTTCTTGTCTCAACTCT ggaAAGAGTATTCCAAGGGAGACAGCCGATACATCAT TAATGACAACTTCACTATCTGTATGGAAACCATCACAGCTTGCCTGTGGGGACCACTCAGCCTATGGGTGGTGATTGCCTTTCTCCGCCAGCAACCCCTCCGCTTTGTTCTACAGTTCTTGGTCTctgtgg GCCAGCTTTATGGGGATGTACTATACTTCCTGACAGAGTACCGTGATGGATTTCAGCATGGGGAATTCGGCCATCCACTCTATTTCTGGTTTTACTTCGTCTTCATGAATGCCCTGTGGCTAGTGCTACCTGCAATCTTCGTGCTGGATTCCTTGAAGCAGCTCGCTCGTGCCCAGAGAACACTGGACAGCAAAGGCACAAAAGCCAAGAGCAAGCAGAACTAA
- the Tbc1d25 gene encoding TBC1 domain family member 25 isoform X4 translates to MNPEVDLQNNLPRNQKRRGLRRRLHTVREEAGDGGMATASGSSDLVGSGAPPPGGAVQTAAAAEEEEREVVRVRVKKCESFLPHEFRSFAVDPQITSLDVLQHILIRAFDLNGKKNFGISYLARDRLGQEVYLSLLSDWDLSTAFATASKPYLQLRVDIRPSEDSPLLEDWDIISPKDVIGSDVLLAEKRSSLTTAALPFTQSILSQVGRTLSKVQQVLSWSYGEDVKPFKPPLSDAEFHTYLNHEGQLSRPEELRLRIYHGGVEPSLRKVVWRYLLNVYPDGLTGRERMDYMKRKSREYEQLKSEWAQRVSPEDLEFIRSTVLKDVLRTDRAHPYYAGPEDGPHLRALHDLLTTYAVTHPQVSYCQGMSDLASPILAVMDHEGHAFVCFCGIMKRLAANFHPDGRAMATKFAHLKLLLRHADPDFYQYLQEAGADDLFFCYRWLLLELKREFAFDDALRMLEVTWSSLPPDPPEHEVELVGPPSQVADVGFGGHRGRPMRQRHMLRPAGGGGSAFEDAVKHLTTSSQGPGSGGRLLRQASLDGLQQLRDNMGPRRDPLVQLPHPASLISSKSLSEPLLNSPDPLLSSFSRPDSPSSSSPPSTQEASPAGDMGIGSPLMQEVGSPRDTRKSLPPPPMGLPPPQEFGRGNPFMLFLCLAILLEHRDHIMRNGLDYNELAMHFDRLVRKHHLGRVLRRAKALFADYLQSEVWDSEEGAEATAPS, encoded by the exons ATGAATCCGGAAGTAGACCTCCAAAACAACCTGCCACGGAACCAAAAGAGGCGGGGCCTCAGGAGGCGCCTACACACTGTCAGAGAAGAA GCAGGCGACGGCGGCATGGCGACGGCCTCCGGGTCCTCGGATTTGGTGGGATCCGGAGCGCCCCCGCCTGGCGGGGCAGTCCAGACGGCGGCGGCAGCTGAGGAGGAAGAGCGAGAGGTGGTACGGGTCCGAGTCAAG AAATGTGAGAGCTTCCTGCCACATGAGTTCCGCTCTTTTGCTGTAGACCCCCAAATCACCTCACTGGACGTATTACAGCACATCCTCATCCGAGCCTTTGATTTGAATGG GAAGAAGAACTTTGGCATCAGCTACCTGGCCCGGGACCGGCTAGGACAGGAAGTTTACCTCTCTCTCTTGTCTGACTGGGACCTCAGCACAGCTTTCGCCACTGCTTCTAAACCTTACCTGCAGTTGCGTGTAGACATTCGGCCCTCAGAGGACA GCCCACTGCTGGAAGACTGGGACATAATCAGCCCCAAGGATGTCATTGGCTCTGATGTGCTGCTGGCTGAGAAACGGTCATCACTGACGACAGCCGCCCTGCCCTTTACACAGTCCATCCTATCTCAG gtGGGTCGAACCTTGTCTAAAGTCCAGCAGGTGCTGAGCTGGTCATATGGTGAAGATGTGAAGCCCTTCAAGCCACCCCTGAGTGATGCTGAATTTCATACATATCTGAATCATGAAGGCCAGCTCTCCCGACCTGAGGAGTTGCGCCTGCGAATCTATCATGGGGGTGTAGAACCCTCTCTGCGAAAG GTGGTGTGGCGGTACCTGCTGAATGTGTACCCAGATGGGCTTACAGGCCGTGAACGAATGGACTACATGAAACGCAAGAGTCGCGAGTATGAGCAGCTCAAGAGTGAGTGGGCCCAGCGAGTAAGCCCTGAGGACCTGGAGTTCATCCGCAGCACTGTCCTCAAGGATGTGCTGCGCACTGACCGGGCCCACCCCTACTATGCAGGGCCTGAGGATGGCCCACATCTGCGGGCACTACATGATCTGCTCACCACCTATGCTGTTACACACCCACAGGTGTCCTACTGCCAGGGCATGAGTGACTTGGCTTCGCCCATTCTTGCTGTTATGGACCATGAGGGCCATGCCTTTGTCTGCTTTTGTGGCATCATGAAGCGCCTGGCTGCCAATTTCCATCCTGATGGTCGCGCCATGGCCACTAAGTTTGCCCACCTCAAGCTGCTTCTTCGACACGCTGACCCTGACTTCTACCAGTACCTTCAAGAAGCAGGTGCTGATGACCTCTTCTTCTGTTACCGATGGCTACTGCTTGAGCTCAAGCGTGAGTTTGCCTTTGATGATGCCCTCCGCATGCTCGAGGTCACTTGGAGTTCACTGCCTCCTGATCCTCCTGAACATGAAGTAGAGCTTGTTGGACCTCCCAGCCAAGTAGCAGACGTTGGCTTTGGTGGCCACCGGGGGCGACCCATGCGACAGAGGCACATGCTAAGGCCTGCAGGTGGAGGAGGTAGTGCCTTCGAAGATGCTGTTAAACACTTGACCACGTCCAGCCAGGGTCCTGGTAGTGGGGGGCGTCTCCTGAGACAAGCCAGCCTGGATGGCCTCCAGCAACTCAGGGATAATATGGGCCCCAGAAGGGACCCTTTGGTCCAACTACCCCACCCAGCTTCCCTCATTAGCTCCAAGTCCCTCTCTGAGCCCTTGCTGAACTCCCCAGATCCACTGCTTTCCTCCTTTTCCCGCCCTGACTCCCCATCTTCCTCATCTCCACCATCTACCCAGGAGGCCTCTCCTGCTGGTGACATGGGTATAGGCTCCCCCTTGATGCAGGAGGTAGGATCCCCACGAGATACTCGGAAATCCTTGCCACCACCCCCAATgggcctccccccaccccaggagttTGGCCGGGGGAACCCATTCATGCTCTTTCTTTGCCTGGCCATCCTGCTGGAGCACCGTGACCACATCATGCGCAATGGGCTGGATTACAATGAGCTGGCCATGCACTTTGACCGCCTAGTGCGAAAACACCACCTGGGGCGTGTCCTGCGCAGAGCCAAGGCTCTGTTTGCTGATTACTTGCAGTCAGAGGTGTGGGACTCAGAGGAGGGGGCCGAGGCCACAGCCCCATCTTGA
- the Tbc1d25 gene encoding TBC1 domain family member 25 isoform X1: MATASGSSDLVGSGAPPPGGAVQTAAAAEEEEREVVRVRVKKCESFLPHEFRSFAVDPQITSLDVLQHILIRAFDLNGKKNFGISYLARDRLGQEVYLSLLSDWDLSTAFATASKPYLQLRVDIRPSEDSPLLEDWDIISPKDVIGSDVLLAEKRSSLTTAALPFTQSILSQVGRTLSKVQQVLSWSYGEDVKPFKPPLSDAEFHTYLNHEGQLSRPEELRLRIYHGGVEPSLRKVVWRYLLNVYPDGLTGRERMDYMKRKSREYEQLKSEWAQRVSPEDLEFIRSTVLKDVLRTDRAHPYYAGPEDGPHLRALHDLLTTYAVTHPQVSYCQGMSDLASPILAVMDHEGHAFVCFCGIMKRLAANFHPDGRAMATKFAHLKLLLRHADPDFYQYLQEAGADDLFFCYRWLLLELKREFAFDDALRMLEVTWSSLPPDPPEHEVELVGPPSQVADVGFGGHRGRPMRQRHMLRPAGGGGSAFEDAVKHLTTSSQGPGSGGRLLRQASLDGLQQLRDNMGPRRDPLVQLPHPASLISSKSLSEPLLNSPDPLLSSFSRPDSPSSSSPPSTQEASPAGDMGIGSPLMQEVGSPRDTRKSLPPPPMGLPPPQEFGRGNPFMLFLCLAILLEHRDHIMRNGLDYNELAMHFDRLVRKHHLGRVLRRAKALFADYLQSEVWDSEEGAEATAPS; the protein is encoded by the exons ATGGCGACGGCCTCCGGGTCCTCGGATTTGGTGGGATCCGGAGCGCCCCCGCCTGGCGGGGCAGTCCAGACGGCGGCGGCAGCTGAGGAGGAAGAGCGAGAGGTGGTACGGGTCCGAGTCAAG AAATGTGAGAGCTTCCTGCCACATGAGTTCCGCTCTTTTGCTGTAGACCCCCAAATCACCTCACTGGACGTATTACAGCACATCCTCATCCGAGCCTTTGATTTGAATGG GAAGAAGAACTTTGGCATCAGCTACCTGGCCCGGGACCGGCTAGGACAGGAAGTTTACCTCTCTCTCTTGTCTGACTGGGACCTCAGCACAGCTTTCGCCACTGCTTCTAAACCTTACCTGCAGTTGCGTGTAGACATTCGGCCCTCAGAGGACA GCCCACTGCTGGAAGACTGGGACATAATCAGCCCCAAGGATGTCATTGGCTCTGATGTGCTGCTGGCTGAGAAACGGTCATCACTGACGACAGCCGCCCTGCCCTTTACACAGTCCATCCTATCTCAG gtGGGTCGAACCTTGTCTAAAGTCCAGCAGGTGCTGAGCTGGTCATATGGTGAAGATGTGAAGCCCTTCAAGCCACCCCTGAGTGATGCTGAATTTCATACATATCTGAATCATGAAGGCCAGCTCTCCCGACCTGAGGAGTTGCGCCTGCGAATCTATCATGGGGGTGTAGAACCCTCTCTGCGAAAG GTGGTGTGGCGGTACCTGCTGAATGTGTACCCAGATGGGCTTACAGGCCGTGAACGAATGGACTACATGAAACGCAAGAGTCGCGAGTATGAGCAGCTCAAGAGTGAGTGGGCCCAGCGAGTAAGCCCTGAGGACCTGGAGTTCATCCGCAGCACTGTCCTCAAGGATGTGCTGCGCACTGACCGGGCCCACCCCTACTATGCAGGGCCTGAGGATGGCCCACATCTGCGGGCACTACATGATCTGCTCACCACCTATGCTGTTACACACCCACAGGTGTCCTACTGCCAGGGCATGAGTGACTTGGCTTCGCCCATTCTTGCTGTTATGGACCATGAGGGCCATGCCTTTGTCTGCTTTTGTGGCATCATGAAGCGCCTGGCTGCCAATTTCCATCCTGATGGTCGCGCCATGGCCACTAAGTTTGCCCACCTCAAGCTGCTTCTTCGACACGCTGACCCTGACTTCTACCAGTACCTTCAAGAAGCAGGTGCTGATGACCTCTTCTTCTGTTACCGATGGCTACTGCTTGAGCTCAAGCGTGAGTTTGCCTTTGATGATGCCCTCCGCATGCTCGAGGTCACTTGGAGTTCACTGCCTCCTGATCCTCCTGAACATGAAGTAGAGCTTGTTGGACCTCCCAGCCAAGTAGCAGACGTTGGCTTTGGTGGCCACCGGGGGCGACCCATGCGACAGAGGCACATGCTAAGGCCTGCAGGTGGAGGAGGTAGTGCCTTCGAAGATGCTGTTAAACACTTGACCACGTCCAGCCAGGGTCCTGGTAGTGGGGGGCGTCTCCTGAGACAAGCCAGCCTGGATGGCCTCCAGCAACTCAGGGATAATATGGGCCCCAGAAGGGACCCTTTGGTCCAACTACCCCACCCAGCTTCCCTCATTAGCTCCAAGTCCCTCTCTGAGCCCTTGCTGAACTCCCCAGATCCACTGCTTTCCTCCTTTTCCCGCCCTGACTCCCCATCTTCCTCATCTCCACCATCTACCCAGGAGGCCTCTCCTGCTGGTGACATGGGTATAGGCTCCCCCTTGATGCAGGAGGTAGGATCCCCACGAGATACTCGGAAATCCTTGCCACCACCCCCAATgggcctccccccaccccaggagttTGGCCGGGGGAACCCATTCATGCTCTTTCTTTGCCTGGCCATCCTGCTGGAGCACCGTGACCACATCATGCGCAATGGGCTGGATTACAATGAGCTGGCCATGCACTTTGACCGCCTAGTGCGAAAACACCACCTGGGGCGTGTCCTGCGCAGAGCCAAGGCTCTGTTTGCTGATTACTTGCAGTCAGAGGTGTGGGACTCAGAGGAGGGGGCCGAGGCCACAGCCCCATCTTGA
- the Tbc1d25 gene encoding TBC1 domain family member 25 isoform X3: protein MGPLLEDWDIISPKDVIGSDVLLAEKRSSLTTAALPFTQSILSQVGRTLSKVQQVLSWSYGEDVKPFKPPLSDAEFHTYLNHEGQLSRPEELRLRIYHGGVEPSLRKVVWRYLLNVYPDGLTGRERMDYMKRKSREYEQLKSEWAQRVSPEDLEFIRSTVLKDVLRTDRAHPYYAGPEDGPHLRALHDLLTTYAVTHPQVSYCQGMSDLASPILAVMDHEGHAFVCFCGIMKRLAANFHPDGRAMATKFAHLKLLLRHADPDFYQYLQEAGADDLFFCYRWLLLELKREFAFDDALRMLEVTWSSLPPDPPEHEVELVGPPSQVADVGFGGHRGRPMRQRHMLRPAGGGGSAFEDAVKHLTTSSQGPGSGGRLLRQASLDGLQQLRDNMGPRRDPLVQLPHPASLISSKSLSEPLLNSPDPLLSSFSRPDSPSSSSPPSTQEASPAGDMGIGSPLMQEVGSPRDTRKSLPPPPMGLPPPQEFGRGNPFMLFLCLAILLEHRDHIMRNGLDYNELAMHFDRLVRKHHLGRVLRRAKALFADYLQSEVWDSEEGAEATAPS from the exons ATGG GCCCACTGCTGGAAGACTGGGACATAATCAGCCCCAAGGATGTCATTGGCTCTGATGTGCTGCTGGCTGAGAAACGGTCATCACTGACGACAGCCGCCCTGCCCTTTACACAGTCCATCCTATCTCAG gtGGGTCGAACCTTGTCTAAAGTCCAGCAGGTGCTGAGCTGGTCATATGGTGAAGATGTGAAGCCCTTCAAGCCACCCCTGAGTGATGCTGAATTTCATACATATCTGAATCATGAAGGCCAGCTCTCCCGACCTGAGGAGTTGCGCCTGCGAATCTATCATGGGGGTGTAGAACCCTCTCTGCGAAAG GTGGTGTGGCGGTACCTGCTGAATGTGTACCCAGATGGGCTTACAGGCCGTGAACGAATGGACTACATGAAACGCAAGAGTCGCGAGTATGAGCAGCTCAAGAGTGAGTGGGCCCAGCGAGTAAGCCCTGAGGACCTGGAGTTCATCCGCAGCACTGTCCTCAAGGATGTGCTGCGCACTGACCGGGCCCACCCCTACTATGCAGGGCCTGAGGATGGCCCACATCTGCGGGCACTACATGATCTGCTCACCACCTATGCTGTTACACACCCACAGGTGTCCTACTGCCAGGGCATGAGTGACTTGGCTTCGCCCATTCTTGCTGTTATGGACCATGAGGGCCATGCCTTTGTCTGCTTTTGTGGCATCATGAAGCGCCTGGCTGCCAATTTCCATCCTGATGGTCGCGCCATGGCCACTAAGTTTGCCCACCTCAAGCTGCTTCTTCGACACGCTGACCCTGACTTCTACCAGTACCTTCAAGAAGCAGGTGCTGATGACCTCTTCTTCTGTTACCGATGGCTACTGCTTGAGCTCAAGCGTGAGTTTGCCTTTGATGATGCCCTCCGCATGCTCGAGGTCACTTGGAGTTCACTGCCTCCTGATCCTCCTGAACATGAAGTAGAGCTTGTTGGACCTCCCAGCCAAGTAGCAGACGTTGGCTTTGGTGGCCACCGGGGGCGACCCATGCGACAGAGGCACATGCTAAGGCCTGCAGGTGGAGGAGGTAGTGCCTTCGAAGATGCTGTTAAACACTTGACCACGTCCAGCCAGGGTCCTGGTAGTGGGGGGCGTCTCCTGAGACAAGCCAGCCTGGATGGCCTCCAGCAACTCAGGGATAATATGGGCCCCAGAAGGGACCCTTTGGTCCAACTACCCCACCCAGCTTCCCTCATTAGCTCCAAGTCCCTCTCTGAGCCCTTGCTGAACTCCCCAGATCCACTGCTTTCCTCCTTTTCCCGCCCTGACTCCCCATCTTCCTCATCTCCACCATCTACCCAGGAGGCCTCTCCTGCTGGTGACATGGGTATAGGCTCCCCCTTGATGCAGGAGGTAGGATCCCCACGAGATACTCGGAAATCCTTGCCACCACCCCCAATgggcctccccccaccccaggagttTGGCCGGGGGAACCCATTCATGCTCTTTCTTTGCCTGGCCATCCTGCTGGAGCACCGTGACCACATCATGCGCAATGGGCTGGATTACAATGAGCTGGCCATGCACTTTGACCGCCTAGTGCGAAAACACCACCTGGGGCGTGTCCTGCGCAGAGCCAAGGCTCTGTTTGCTGATTACTTGCAGTCAGAGGTGTGGGACTCAGAGGAGGGGGCCGAGGCCACAGCCCCATCTTGA
- the Tbc1d25 gene encoding TBC1 domain family member 25 isoform X2: protein MPGPLLEDWDIISPKDVIGSDVLLAEKRSSLTTAALPFTQSILSQVGRTLSKVQQVLSWSYGEDVKPFKPPLSDAEFHTYLNHEGQLSRPEELRLRIYHGGVEPSLRKVVWRYLLNVYPDGLTGRERMDYMKRKSREYEQLKSEWAQRVSPEDLEFIRSTVLKDVLRTDRAHPYYAGPEDGPHLRALHDLLTTYAVTHPQVSYCQGMSDLASPILAVMDHEGHAFVCFCGIMKRLAANFHPDGRAMATKFAHLKLLLRHADPDFYQYLQEAGADDLFFCYRWLLLELKREFAFDDALRMLEVTWSSLPPDPPEHEVELVGPPSQVADVGFGGHRGRPMRQRHMLRPAGGGGSAFEDAVKHLTTSSQGPGSGGRLLRQASLDGLQQLRDNMGPRRDPLVQLPHPASLISSKSLSEPLLNSPDPLLSSFSRPDSPSSSSPPSTQEASPAGDMGIGSPLMQEVGSPRDTRKSLPPPPMGLPPPQEFGRGNPFMLFLCLAILLEHRDHIMRNGLDYNELAMHFDRLVRKHHLGRVLRRAKALFADYLQSEVWDSEEGAEATAPS, encoded by the exons atgccag GCCCACTGCTGGAAGACTGGGACATAATCAGCCCCAAGGATGTCATTGGCTCTGATGTGCTGCTGGCTGAGAAACGGTCATCACTGACGACAGCCGCCCTGCCCTTTACACAGTCCATCCTATCTCAG gtGGGTCGAACCTTGTCTAAAGTCCAGCAGGTGCTGAGCTGGTCATATGGTGAAGATGTGAAGCCCTTCAAGCCACCCCTGAGTGATGCTGAATTTCATACATATCTGAATCATGAAGGCCAGCTCTCCCGACCTGAGGAGTTGCGCCTGCGAATCTATCATGGGGGTGTAGAACCCTCTCTGCGAAAG GTGGTGTGGCGGTACCTGCTGAATGTGTACCCAGATGGGCTTACAGGCCGTGAACGAATGGACTACATGAAACGCAAGAGTCGCGAGTATGAGCAGCTCAAGAGTGAGTGGGCCCAGCGAGTAAGCCCTGAGGACCTGGAGTTCATCCGCAGCACTGTCCTCAAGGATGTGCTGCGCACTGACCGGGCCCACCCCTACTATGCAGGGCCTGAGGATGGCCCACATCTGCGGGCACTACATGATCTGCTCACCACCTATGCTGTTACACACCCACAGGTGTCCTACTGCCAGGGCATGAGTGACTTGGCTTCGCCCATTCTTGCTGTTATGGACCATGAGGGCCATGCCTTTGTCTGCTTTTGTGGCATCATGAAGCGCCTGGCTGCCAATTTCCATCCTGATGGTCGCGCCATGGCCACTAAGTTTGCCCACCTCAAGCTGCTTCTTCGACACGCTGACCCTGACTTCTACCAGTACCTTCAAGAAGCAGGTGCTGATGACCTCTTCTTCTGTTACCGATGGCTACTGCTTGAGCTCAAGCGTGAGTTTGCCTTTGATGATGCCCTCCGCATGCTCGAGGTCACTTGGAGTTCACTGCCTCCTGATCCTCCTGAACATGAAGTAGAGCTTGTTGGACCTCCCAGCCAAGTAGCAGACGTTGGCTTTGGTGGCCACCGGGGGCGACCCATGCGACAGAGGCACATGCTAAGGCCTGCAGGTGGAGGAGGTAGTGCCTTCGAAGATGCTGTTAAACACTTGACCACGTCCAGCCAGGGTCCTGGTAGTGGGGGGCGTCTCCTGAGACAAGCCAGCCTGGATGGCCTCCAGCAACTCAGGGATAATATGGGCCCCAGAAGGGACCCTTTGGTCCAACTACCCCACCCAGCTTCCCTCATTAGCTCCAAGTCCCTCTCTGAGCCCTTGCTGAACTCCCCAGATCCACTGCTTTCCTCCTTTTCCCGCCCTGACTCCCCATCTTCCTCATCTCCACCATCTACCCAGGAGGCCTCTCCTGCTGGTGACATGGGTATAGGCTCCCCCTTGATGCAGGAGGTAGGATCCCCACGAGATACTCGGAAATCCTTGCCACCACCCCCAATgggcctccccccaccccaggagttTGGCCGGGGGAACCCATTCATGCTCTTTCTTTGCCTGGCCATCCTGCTGGAGCACCGTGACCACATCATGCGCAATGGGCTGGATTACAATGAGCTGGCCATGCACTTTGACCGCCTAGTGCGAAAACACCACCTGGGGCGTGTCCTGCGCAGAGCCAAGGCTCTGTTTGCTGATTACTTGCAGTCAGAGGTGTGGGACTCAGAGGAGGGGGCCGAGGCCACAGCCCCATCTTGA
- the Rbm3 gene encoding RNA-binding protein 3 isoform X1 — protein MSSEEGKLFVGGLNFNTDEQALEDHFSSFGPISEVVVVKDRETQRSRGFGFITFTNPEHASDAMKAMNGESLDGRQIRVDHAGKSARGTRGGAFGAHGRGRSYSRGGGDQGYGSGRYDSRPGGYGYGYGRSRDYSGRSQGGYDRYSGGNYRDNYDN, from the exons ATGTCTTCTGAAGAAGGGAAGCTGTTCGTGGGAGGACTCAACTTCAATACTGATGAGCAGGCGCTGGAAGACCACTTCAGCAGCTTTGGGCCTATTTCTGAGG TGGTTGTTGTCAAGGACCGGGAGACTCAGCGATCCCGGGGTTTTGGCTTCATCACCTTCACCAATCCAGAACATGCCTCAGATGCCATGAAAGCCATGAATGGAGAG TCCCTGGATGGTCGTCAGATCCGGGTGGACCATGCAGGCAAGTCTGCCCGGGGCACCAGAGGGGGTGCCTTTGGGGCCCATGGGCGTGGTCGCAGCTACTCTAGAG GTGGTGGGGACCAGGGATATGGGAGTGGCCGGTATGACAGTCGACCTGGAGGTTATGGATATGGATACGGACGGTCCCGAGACTATAGTGGCAG aaGCCAGGGTGGCTATGACCGCTACTCAGGAGGAAATTATCGAGACAATTATGACAACTGA
- the Rbm3 gene encoding RNA-binding protein 3 isoform X2, protein MSSEEGKLFVGGLNFNTDEQALEDHFSSFGPISEVVVVKDRETQRSRGFGFITFTNPEHASDAMKAMNGESLDGRQIRVDHAGKSARGTRGGAFGAHGRGRSYSRGGGDQGYGSGRYDSRPGGYGYGYGRSRDYSGSQGGYDRYSGGNYRDNYDN, encoded by the exons ATGTCTTCTGAAGAAGGGAAGCTGTTCGTGGGAGGACTCAACTTCAATACTGATGAGCAGGCGCTGGAAGACCACTTCAGCAGCTTTGGGCCTATTTCTGAGG TGGTTGTTGTCAAGGACCGGGAGACTCAGCGATCCCGGGGTTTTGGCTTCATCACCTTCACCAATCCAGAACATGCCTCAGATGCCATGAAAGCCATGAATGGAGAG TCCCTGGATGGTCGTCAGATCCGGGTGGACCATGCAGGCAAGTCTGCCCGGGGCACCAGAGGGGGTGCCTTTGGGGCCCATGGGCGTGGTCGCAGCTACTCTAGAG GTGGTGGGGACCAGGGATATGGGAGTGGCCGGTATGACAGTCGACCTGGAGGTTATGGATATGGATACGGACGGTCCCGAGACTATAGTGGCAG CCAGGGTGGCTATGACCGCTACTCAGGAGGAAATTATCGAGACAATTATGACAACTGA